GAACTCGCTGACCGGCCCGGTTCAGATCACCTCGCGTACCACCTGCGCCGACCTGAACGACCAGATCAACGCCCTGCGCGCGGGGGCGCCCGACTTACCGCACCCGCTGCTTGAGGCCGCAGCTCTAGACCACGCTGACTTCCTCGCACACGTCAACGATTCCGGCACGGTCCTGCACCGCAGCCTACTGATCACCGCCAGCGAGCCAGATCCCGCCCAAACACCTCGCGCGGTCCGGCGGATCGCCGACGCCGCATCGGCTCTATCCGCTGCAGAGATCGACGTCACCCCGATGGACCTGCACGCCGCCCATGCCGTCCTGAACGCTGCCCTCGACCCAGACTCCCACCGCTGACCGCAACCTGATCGGAGCCTGAAATGCCCAGCCTGAGCACCACTGCGGCATCCATCGCCTCGCTGTTACCTATCAGAGCCAAGCCTCGTTCCCGCCGCCGTGACGCACTCGGCCTGGGCCCGTCGAGTCTGACGGTCGGCTCGAAGACCCTGGCGATCGGCGAGTCAACGCACGCCGCGACGTTCCTCGTCGCCGGCTACCCGTCCGAGGTCGGTAACGGCTGGCTGGAGCCGTTGCTTTCCCACCCCGCACGGATCGACGCAGCGATCCACATCGAGCCAGTCCCCGCGCCGGTCGCCGCCGACCGTCTGCGTAAGCAGCGCGCTCGCATCGAATCTGGACGCCGTCAATCCGCCGAGCGCGGGCGCCTGGACGACCCGGTCACCGAGTCCGCAGCCGCAGACGCCCGCGAGCTGGCCTATCGCGTGGCCTGCGGGGAGGGGCGGCTATTCGACGTGGGCATCTACCTCACCGTCTATGCCCACACGGAGGCCGAACTCGCAGAGACGGTCGCGGCCGTAAAATCGGTGGCCGACGGGATGCTGCTGCGCCTGGTTCCCGCGACCTTTCGTACTGTGCAGGGCTGGACTACCACGCTGCCGCTGGGCCTGGACGTGCTGAAGATCCGACGCACGTTCGATACCGACGCGCTGGCCGCGTGTTTCCCGTTCACCTCCGATCAGCTCACGCAGGTCGCAGGTTCAACGACGCCGGTACTTCTCGGGGTGAATGGCGCTGGCGCCGGGCTGGTGTGCTTCGACCGCTGGGCCTTGGACAACCACAACTCCGTCGTCCTGGCCCGCTCCGGCGCCGGGAAGTCCTACCTCACCAAACTCGACATCTTGCGATCCCTCTACCAGGGCGTTCAGGTGCTCGTAGTCGACCCGGAGCAGGAGTACGTGCGGCTCGCCGAGGCCGTCGGCGGCACTGTGATCGAGCTCGGTGCTCCGGGCGTCCGGATCAACCCGTTCGACCTGCCAACCACCGGCGCGTCGTCGCCGGATGCGGTAAAGCGGCGGGCTCTATTCGCCCATACCGTCGTCGCGGTCCTGCTCGGCACCGAGCTGACCGCGGCCGAGCGCGCGGTCTTGGACACCGCGATCCTCACCGCCTACGAGCAAGCCGGCGTCACCGAGGACGTCCGCACCCACACCCGACCCGCCCCCACTCTGGCCGACGTCACCAAGCTTCTCGCAGCATCCGGCTCCGAGCAGGCCGCATCCCTGGCCGAGCGGCTCGCCCCGCACACCACTGGCTCGTTCGCAGGCCTCTTCGATGGCCCGACTTCCACGACGGTCGACGGCCACCTGGTGGTCTTCGCGCTCAAGCACCTGCCCGAGGAGCTCAAGGCGATCGGGACGCTGCTGGTGTTGGACGCGATCTGGCGTCAGGTCACGTCCCCGCAGCGGCGACGGCGGTTGTGCGTGGTCGACGAGGCCTGGCTGCTCATGCGCGAGCCAGCCGGCGCCCGATTCCTGTTCCGCATGGCCAAAGCCGCGCGCAAGCACTGGGCCGGGCTCGCCGTCATCACCCAGGACGCTGCAGACCTGCTCGGCACCGACCTCGGACAGGCCGTCATCGCCAACGCCGCCACCCAGATCCTGCTCCGGCAGGCTCCGCAGGCCATCGACCAGGTCGCATCCGCCTTCCGACTCTCCGCAGGCGAGCGGGCCTACCTACTCTCCGCCGTGCAAGGCAGTGGGCTGATCGACAGCGCCGGCCGAGCTGCATTCCACGCCATCGCCTCAGAGCAGGAGGGACTCCTAGCAGAAACCAACCCAGCCATCCTGGCCCGGCTCAACGCCGCCTTCGAGGACGCCCCGGACCTGGATCACGCAGCTGACATCAATACCGACTCTGATCCTGAAGGGGAGGCCCTGTGACTCCGCCCTCTAGCCCTGCCGCCGCCCCAGCATCACCAGTGCCGCGCACCGGCGGCATGCCCCACGGCCCTCTGGTGAGGTTCCTGATCGACCCGAATGCATTCGTCGCCCACGCGTGGAACGGTCTCGTATCGCTGCTGACCACCTGGTGGCCGGTGACCGTGCCCTCCCTCGTCGCGGTTTCCGGGCTCGTCTCCGGCACACGGCTCCTGCAGCGCGCGCGGCACCGCCGGCTGATGGCGGATGGGGCTCGCCTCGTCTCGGTGCAACTGCCGCCGCAGGTCGGAACGGACGGCGCTGCGAAGTTCTGGTCGCACCTGCACGCCGTGCTGCGCCCCAGGTGGCGACGCCTGCTCGACGGCCAACCGCACCTGGCCTTCGAATACTGTTTCACCGAACACGGCGCTGAAATCGGCATCTGGGTGCCCGGCGTCATCGCGCCCGGTGTCGTGGAGTCCGCAGTGGAATCCGCCTGGCCCGGCGCCCGCACCACCGTGTTCAATCCCGCCACCGCACCGATCCCTACCTCTGTGAATGCGGCGACTGGCGGCCGTCTGCGGCTCGCCCGCTGCCAGGTACTGCCGCTGAACACCAAGCACGACTCCGATCCGCTACGGGCACTTCTTGGCGCCGGCTCTGCCTTGGCGCCTGGCGAGCATGCAGCCGTACAGATCCTCGCGCG
This genomic interval from Catenulispora sp. GP43 contains the following:
- a CDS encoding VirB4 family type IV secretion system protein; the protein is MPSLSTTAASIASLLPIRAKPRSRRRDALGLGPSSLTVGSKTLAIGESTHAATFLVAGYPSEVGNGWLEPLLSHPARIDAAIHIEPVPAPVAADRLRKQRARIESGRRQSAERGRLDDPVTESAAADARELAYRVACGEGRLFDVGIYLTVYAHTEAELAETVAAVKSVADGMLLRLVPATFRTVQGWTTTLPLGLDVLKIRRTFDTDALAACFPFTSDQLTQVAGSTTPVLLGVNGAGAGLVCFDRWALDNHNSVVLARSGAGKSYLTKLDILRSLYQGVQVLVVDPEQEYVRLAEAVGGTVIELGAPGVRINPFDLPTTGASSPDAVKRRALFAHTVVAVLLGTELTAAERAVLDTAILTAYEQAGVTEDVRTHTRPAPTLADVTKLLAASGSEQAASLAERLAPHTTGSFAGLFDGPTSTTVDGHLVVFALKHLPEELKAIGTLLVLDAIWRQVTSPQRRRRLCVVDEAWLLMREPAGARFLFRMAKAARKHWAGLAVITQDAADLLGTDLGQAVIANAATQILLRQAPQAIDQVASAFRLSAGERAYLLSAVQGSGLIDSAGRAAFHAIASEQEGLLAETNPAILARLNAAFEDAPDLDHAADINTDSDPEGEAL